The nucleotide window GTCGCTGGGCTCGAGGCGCTTCTCCGAGGCAGTCATAGCGGTCACGTTACTGGTCCCCGAATGCTTGTCGGTAAGGGCACATAGCATGGACTACGGCCTGCGCAATGGCAGGTTTGTTTCTGGGTGTGAGCTGAGTATTTCGGGGAAGGGACAGCGTGGCTGACCGCCTGATCGTCAAGGGTGCACGTGAGCACAATCTGTGTGGCGTCGACCTTGACCTGCCCCGCGACGCGATGATCGTCTTCACCGGGCTGTCCGGGTCGGGTAAGTCCTCGTTGGCGTTCGACACCATTTTCGCCGAAGGCCAGCGGCGCTATGTGGAATCGTTGTCGGCGTACGCGCGCCAGTTTCTTGGGCAGATGGACAAGCCGGACGTCGACTTCATCGAGGGGCTTTCCCCCGCGGTGTCGATCGATCAGAAGTCCACCAACCGCAATCCGCGGTCGACTGTCGGCACCATCACCGAGGTCTACGACTATCTGAGGCTGCTGTATGCGCGTGCCGGCACCCCGCACTGCCCGACCTGTGGCGAGCGCATCGCGCGCCAAACGCCCCAACAAATCGTGGACCAGGTGCTGGCCATGGAGGAGGGCACGCGGTTTCTGGTGCTGGCGCCAGTGGTGCGTACCCGCAAGGGGGAGTTCGCCGACCTGTTCGACAAGCTCAATGCGCAGGGTTATAGCCGGGTGCGGGTTGACGGAGTGGTTCATCCGCTGACCGATCCGCCGAAGCTGAAGAAACAGGAGAAGCACGACATCGAGGTGGTGGTGGATCGTCTCACCGTCAAAGTGGCCGCTAAACAGCGGCTCACTGACTCGGTGGAGACGGCACTGAACCTGGCCGACGGCATCGTGGTGCTGGAATTCCCCGATGACCGCGACGAGCATGATCATCCTCGCGAGCAGCGGTTCTCCGAGAAGCTGGCTTGCCCCAATGGGCACCCGCTCGCGGTCGACGACCTAGAACCGCGGTCGTTTTCGTTCAATTCGCCCTATGGGGCTTGCCCGGAATGCAGCGGGCTGGGGATCCGCAAGGAGGTTGACCCCGAGCTGGTGGTGCCCGACCCGGATCGCACGCTGGCCGACGGCGCGGTGGCACCGTGGTCCACGGGCCACACCGCTGAATACTTCACCCGCATGATGGCGGGTCTGGGTGAGGCGCTCGGGTTCGACGTTGACACACCTTGGCGCAAGCTACCGGCCAAGGCCCGCAAGGCGATTCTGGAGGGCTCCGACGAGCAGGTCCATGTGCGGTACCGAAACCGGTACGGGCGCACCCGGTCCTACTACGCCGATTTCGAGGGCGTGCTGGCGTTTCTGCAGCGCAAGATGGCTCAGACCGAGTCCGAGCAGATGAAGGAACGCTACGAAGGCTTCATGCGTGACGTGCCGTGTCCGGTCTGTGTGGGCACGCGGCTCAAGCCAGAGATCCTGGCGGTGACGCTGGCGGCAGGGGACCAGGGCGCCAAATCGATTGCCGAGGTCTGCGAACTGTCAATCTCGGACTGCGCAGACTTTCTGAACGCGCTCACGCTCGGTCATCGCGAGCAGGCGATTGCCGGGCAGGTGCTCAAAGAAATCCAGTCGCGACTCGGGTTCCTGCTCGATGTCGGTTTGGAGTACCTGTCGTTGTCGCGCGCAGCGGCCACGCTGTCCGGTGGTGAGGCACAACGCATTCGGCTGGCCACTCAGATCGGCTCCGGTCTGGTGGGGGTGTTGTATGTGCTTGACGAGCCTTCCATTGGGCTGCACCAGCGTGACAACCGCCGGCTCATTGAAACCCTCACCCGGTTAAGGGATTTGGGTAACACGCTGATCGTGGTCGAGCATGACGAGGACACTATCGAGCACGCCGACTGGGTTGTTGACATCGGTCCGGGGGCCGGCGAGCATGGTGGCCGCATCGTGCACAGTGGCCCATACCAGGAGCTGCTGCGCAACCAGACTTCGATTACCGGCGCCTACCTGTCGGGCCGGGAAAGCATCGGCATTCCGGCGATCCGTCGATCTGTCGACAAGCGGCGGCAAGTTACCGTCGTGGGTGCTCGGGAACACAACTTGCGCGGTATCGATGTGTCGTTTCCCCTTGGTGTGCTCACCTCGGTGACCGGAGTGTCCGGATCGGGCAAATCCACACTGGTCAATGACATCCTGGCGGCCGTGCTGGCGAATCGGCTCAATGGCGCCCGCCAGGTCCCCGGTCGACATACCCGCGTCACGGGGCTTGACCACTTGGACAAGCTAGTGCGGGTCGACCAGTCGCCGATCGGCCGTACGCCGCGATCCAACCCGGCCACCTATACCGGCGTATTCGACAAGATCCGAACCCTGTTCGCGGCCACCACCGAGGCCAAAGTTCGCGGTTATCAGCCGGGTCGATTCTCGTTCAATGTCAAGGGCGGTCGCTGTGAGGCGTGCACCGGCGACGGCACTATCAAGATCGAGATGAACTTCCTGCCCGACGTGTATGTGCCATGCGAAGTGTGCCAGGGCGCACGCTATAACCGGGAAACCCTTGAAGTGCACTACAAGGGTAAGACCATCTCCGAGGTGCTCGACATGTCGATCGAGGAAGCCGCGGAGTTCTTCGAGCCGATCGCCGGCATTCATCGCTATCTGCGGACGTTGGTCGACGTCGGCCTGGGGTATGTCCGCCTCGGCCAGCCCGCACCGACGCTGTCGGGAGGCGAGGCGCAGCGGGTCAAGTTGGCGTCCGAGTTGCAGAAGCGCTCAACCGGCCGCACCATCTATATCCTCGACGAGCCCACCACCGGGCTGCATTTCGACGACATACGAAAGTTGTTGAATGTCATCAGTGGGCTTGTGGACAAGGGCAACACGGTGATCGTCATCGAGCACAACTTGGACGTGATCAAGACGTCGGACTGGATCATCGACATGGGCCCGGAGGGCGGTGCCGGCGGCGGAACCGTTGTCGCCCAAGGCGCGCCGGAGCATGTCGCCGCGGTGCCAGAAAGCTACACCGGCAAATTCCTGGCCGACGTCGTCGGCACCGGACGCGCGTCGGCCAGCACAACCCGGCCGACTCGGCGGCGAAAGGTAAGTGCCTGACTGTCCTCGCCTTGCCGGCGAATCACCACCTCATGCAGGTACTTTGGCTGCCATAGCGTCGGCAATTCGACTGGATTGGTCGGTCACCTGCGGTGCGCAGACGTTGACTTCGAGGACGACGTTGGACACCGCGCTGAGCACATGCTGGCAAATCACAACGCTGCCTTCCGGACCGCGGTGCAGTGAAATCTTGGGTGGGTCGTGGAGGGGCACGATCTGCGGTTCTTGAAGTTGCCCGGCGGTGTGGGCTTCGCGCTGCATGCGTCGCCGAAACACGTTCTCGGAGTTGAAATGGCTGGGCCATCAGTTTAAGTGCGACGGTGCGGTCTTTAACGGTGTCATGGGCCACTCGTAGACTTCGCCCATCCCACCGCGACCCAGTAGTCGCTGCCAGCCGGTAGGGCCCGAACCGGGTGCCCACCCGCAACGTCGGCACGGTGTCACTCATCGGTTCGCATCGACTCGCGGATCTGGGCTAGGCGTTCGGCCGCGGCTCGCTGGCGCTGCTCGTACTCTTCCTCGACAGCCCGCCCTTCGGATGTTTCGGCGTCGAGTTCCGTGGCGCCCAGTGCCGTCGTGTAGCGCGATTCGATCTTTTCGCGGACGGAGTCGAAGGTCGGCACGCCCGACGCGTCGAACCCAGCATCGGGTTGCGCGGACGGCGTGGTGTCGGCAGTCTCTGGTTCGTCGGGCATGCCGCAACGTTACTGCGGTCGCAGGACAACGGATTAGCGGCGCCGATGAAGATTGGCGACCGGTGTCGTCGCTGTAGGAGGCCGCGACCGAGTTATCTCTCCGCCGGGGCAACTTGTGCGGTCGGCGAGGAGCTACCCGGCAGCGGAATCCGGGGAGCCCGCGGAGTGCCCAGCTCGCCTGCCAGCCACGGCAGGGCGGCTGCGAACACCTGGTCGGCGAACGGCCAGTCGTGTTTGCCCGGCTGGGGTACTACCGCGCAGTCGATGCCATTGGTGCGGCCCAGCGCGCACAGCGCATATGCTGCCGCGGTTTGGTTACTGGGGTTGGCGGCGGCATTACGCCCGGCTACCTGCATGGCAGCGGTGTCGACAGTCGGGATATCGCGGCGCCCGCTGGCTGGACCCGAAGAGGGGATCGCGAACCAGCCCGAGACTCCGGTGTAGGGGCCATGGCGGGTGATCACTGTCGTCGGGTCGAACGCCGACCAGGCCTCGGCGTCGCCGCCGAACAGCCTGGCGATGGTCTCCGCCTTGTTGCCGACGTTCGGATAGAGATCGCCGGCGACATCCACAAAACTGCTGAACATGTCGGGGTGCATGACGGTTAGATCCACCGCACAGGTACCGCCCATCGACCAGCCGACAATGCCCCAGTTGTGCTGTTCGGCGCTGACGCCGAAGGTCGAGATCATGTAGGGCACGACGTCTTTGGTGAGGTGATCGGCGGCATTGCCGCGTCGGCCATTGACGCATTCGGTGTCGTTGTTGAACGCGCCGCCGGAGTCCACAAAGACGAGAACCGGCGCGTTGCCATCGTGCGAGCGCGCCAAAGCGTCGACCGTATGCACGGCCCTGCCTGCCCGCGCCCAGTCGGCGGGCGTGTTGAATTGGCCGCCGATCATCATCACCGTCGGCAACTGGGGCGGGGGGTAGCTGGCGAACCAGGCGGGCGGCAGATAGACGAGTTCGCCGCGGTGCTTGAAGTGCGATGCATCGGACGGGATCGCCACCGGGACCACACTGCCGTGCGTTGGCAGCTCTCCCTTGCCTACCATCGCGGCAACGGTGGCCTGATCCGTCTGATCGGGTAGCGGCCCGGAGGTTAGTTGATTCCACGCGTCCTGGACGGTGGGGAAGTAGCCCACCCACACGTTGAGCGCCAACGCCGCGCTGAGCGCACACAGCGGTACGGCCAACACCGACGCGCCGCGGCGCCATCGGCGGGCCCGGCGCCAGCCGAGCACCAGCACCGCCATAGCCACACTCAGTAAACCGACCCAGACCCACAGCGAGCCCGGGGGAGCCTCATTGGCCAGTCCGCCGACGTACCAGCGGGTCCAACAGGCCGTCACGGCGCCGATGGTCACCACCGCCGGCAGCCGCCGCAGCCGCCACTGAGGGGAGCGCCACCCGACCGCGAGCAGCAGCACGGCCGCGGTCATGCCTTGCACCGTGACCGGCACCCAACCGTGCATGAGCGAGGTATGAGCATTCGCCAACTGCCCCACGGTCGGCGGCACCGACGCTGTCACGGATCAATTGTGCGGCATCGCCTACCGTGTTTTCTAGGAATTGTTTTGAGCTGCCTAGGATTAGTGCGGCTTCGCCAAAGGGAAGGGCAGCGTCTCGCGAATGCTGCGCCCGGTGACCAACATGACTACCCGGTCGATGCCCATGCCCAACCCGCCGGTGGGTGGCATTGCGTATTCCATGGCCTGCAAGAAGTCTTCATCAAGCTGCATTGCCTCGGGGTCGCCACCGGCGGCCAGCAGGGACTGTTCCTGCAGACGGCGCCGTTGCTCAATTGGGTCGGTGAGTTCGCTGTAGGCAGTACCGAGTTCGACGCCCCACGCCACCAGGTCCCAACGTTCGGCGACTCCGGGCTTGCTGCGGTGCGGCCGGGTCAGCGGCGACACCGAGGTTGGGAAGTCGGTGTAGAAGGTCGGTTGCTCGGTACGGCTTTCAACCAGGTGCTCATACAGCTCCAGGACCAACGCGCCGGCGTCCCATTGTGCCCGGTAGGGAACCCGGGCGGCGTCGGACAACCTGCGCAGCGTGGCCAGCTGTGTGTCGGCGTCAATCCGTTCACCCAGCGCTTCTGACACCGCATCGTGAACGGTCTTTACCGGCCAGATCCCGGAGATATCAACCGGCTCGAGGTAGCCGTCGCCGGTGGGCCGCATCGCAGTCAACGTTCCATTTGCCGCTTGTGCGGCGTTCTGGACGAGTTCGCGGCAGCCGTCGATCCACACGGTGTAGTCGGCATGCGCTTGATAGGCCTCGAGCAGGGTGAACTCCGGATTGTGGCTGAAGTCGACGCCCTCGTTTCGAAAGGCTCGGCCCAGTTCGAATACCCGTTCCACGCCGCCGACACAGAGCCGCTTCAAATACAGCTCCGGCGCAATGCGCAAGAACAAATCCATGGAATAGCTGTTGATGTGGGTGACGAAGGGCCGGGCCGCGGCTCCGCCGTGCACCTGCTGCAACATCGGGGTCTCGACTTCGATAAAGCCCTTTGCAAACAATGTCTCTCGGACGGAACGCAATACGGAGCTGCGGGCGGTGATCAACTCACGGGCCTCGGCGTTGACCGCCAGATCGACATAACGGGTCCGCACTCGGGCCTCGGGATCGGTCAACCCCTTCCACTTATTCGGCAGGGGGCGCAGGCACTTACCAATCAGGCGCCAGTCGGTGACGATCAGTGATCGAGTTCCGGTCTTGCTCGAGCCCATGTGCCCGGTCATCTCCACCAGGTCGCCGAGATCTATCGTCGCATTGAAATCAGCGGCGCGGCCCTGCAGCAAGCGTGAATTATCCAGAAGCACTTGCATTTCGCCTGTCCAGTCGCGCAGGTGAGCGAAAAGGACGCCACCGTAGTTGCGTATCCGCAATATTCGACCGGAAACCGACAGGGTGTCCTGGTCGTCGGCATCCACGGCTTGTACGACGGTGTGACTGGGTGGCTTGCCCACCGGATAGGCTTCAATGCCGTTGTACTGCAACTTCTTTAGCTTGTCGAGACGAACCCGTACCTGCTCGGGCAGGCGGCGTCGGCCTCCGTGGCCGTCGATGTGCGTCGCGTTTTGCAGCAAGTTCACATCGGGTGCTGAACCGTCAGGGTGTAACAGGCCGCTGGCCGCGAGCCGTTCGGGAACGGCGGGATGGTGACCGGTGTGGTTTTTCTTGCGCCGGCTGAACGGCAACACGAGAAACCCCTCGGCGATGACCGAGGCGACACCCACCTTGGGGATCACCCGCGCGTCGTCGTAGCACGCGTAGCGGGGAACCCATTGGGGGTGATACTTCTGGTTCGAGCGGTAGAGCGTTTCGATCTGCCACCACCGCGAGAAGAAGATCAGTAGCCACCGCCACAATCGGGCGACCGGCCCCGCGCCGAGTTGGGCGCCCTGCTCGAAGGCGGACCGAAACATTGCAAAGTTCAGCGAGATACGGCTGATACCCAGGTTTTCGGCGCGCAGCGTGAGTTCGCTGACCATCAGTTCAATGGTGCCGTTCGGAGATTGCGGTGAGCGACGCATCAAGTCGAGGGAAACGCCGGTGGTGCCCCAGGGCACCAGCGATAGCATCGCGACCACCTCGTCGTCGGGATCCAGCGCCTCGACGAGCAGACAATCGGAGTCCATTGGGTCGCCAAGCCGGCCCAGGGCCATCGAGAAACCGCGCTCGGATTCGGTGTCGCGCCAGGCATCGGTGCGGGCGATGGTCTGTTCCATCTCGGCCGTGGGGATATCGCGGTGCCGTCTGATCCGCACCGTCAGACCGGCCCGACGCGCTCGGGTCACAGCCTGGCGCACCCCGCGCATGTCGGGGCCGGACAAGGTGAACTCGGCGGGCCGAAGGATCGCTTCGTCACCCAACTCGAGCGCGTTCAGACCCGCCTCTCGATATGTTTGAGCCCCTTGCGAACTGGCGCCCATCACACCTGGCGACCAGCCGTAGGTTTGGCAAAGCCCAAGCCACGCGTCGACGGCCTGCGGCCACGACCGTGGGTCGCCAATCGGGTCGCCGCTGGCGAGGCAGACCCCGATCTCGACACGGTAGGTTACGGCGGCGCGGCCACTCGGCGCGAAAACCACCGACTTGTCGCGGCGGGTGGCGAAGTAGCCCAGCGAGTCATTGTTGCCGTACAACTCGAGCAATCCCCGGATGGCCGATTCGTCTTCGCCGGTCAGTGCGTTCTCGGCGCGCTGGGACTGGAACAGCACGATCGTCGCGGCGATCAAGGCTAGGGCACCGAACAACCCGAAGACGACTTTGAGCAAGACGTGCGGTCGGCCGGTGAACAGCTCCGGGTCGGCGAGGGCGAAACCGATCACCCGGTTGGCCACATAGGGCAAGCGGTCCTGCGGGGCGAGTGATCCCGGGAACAGTTCGACCAGCCCCCAGGACACCAGGATCCCGATGGTGCCGCCGGCGAGCAGCACCGCGGCCGATTTGAACAACGCGCCCCGGCGGACCTTGGCCCAGAACTGCCGATAGCCCAGCACCAGCACAACGATGGCGACCACGTGGAAGGCGAACCCGAGGTTCTCACCGAAGTTCTCGGCGGCGGTGTTGTCGCCCGCGGCGATGTCGGCGACATTCAGGAAAGCGGCAAGAACCACATTCCCCAGCAGCAGCAACCAGGCAATCCGTTTGCGCGCGGTCAACGCGGCTGCCAGCAACGCCAGCACGAACGACCACGCGAAGCTGGTGTCGGGGAAATTGAACAGGTAGCTGTTGATGAACTCCCGGGGAACCTTGATGATCCACCGGATCAGCGGCGAAATACTGGCTAGCAGCGACAGCGTCGCGATGACGCCGACGGTCCAGCCGGCGGCCGCGGGAACCCAGTAATACCGCGAGGTAGACCTGCTCTCCATCGAGCGAGGCTTTGTGACGGTCACAGACCGCGAGGATATTCCTTAATAGCGGGAAAATCCCGGTGAAGCGGTAGCCAGATTGTGCTCGCGCCGCGCGCTTGGGTCGCCGCTGAGGCCAGCTCATTACCAGTGTGACCGGTAATGGCTGTTAGACTGGCCGTCGCGACCATCCCGGCGAAGGCCAGGACAGTTAAGTGGAGTCCCACTCCCACCGCTAGCCACGAGAAGGCCACGAGAAGGTTTGAAGGCCTTTCCCAAGGTTATGCGGTCCGGTCACAGGCATCTTGGCATGCCTGTTCTGCGCGTGGCGCGGGCGGCTTGAAAGTTTTGAGCCGCGATCGGTCGGCATTGGGCCCTGCGGTGCAGGGCTTTTTTGCTGATGGCAGGGCATTCCATCCGCTGATTCCGGCCCGTCCAGGCTCTGGCTGCGGCGGATAGAAAACCAACCAGGGAGGCCCCATCAGCACTGAGACCCGCGTCAACGAGCGTATTCGCGTACCTGAAGTCCGACTAATCGGCCCAGGGGGGGAGCAGGTAGGCATAGTGCGTATCGAAGACGCACTCCGCGTTGCCGCGGATGCCGATCTCGACCTTGTCGAAGTTGCCCCGAACGCCAGGCCACCGGTCTGCAAAATCATGGACTACGGCAAGTACAAATACGAGGCGGCGCAAAAGGCGCGCGAATCCCGCCGGAACCAGCAGCAGACCGTCGTCAAAGAACAGAAGCTGCGACCGAAGATCGATGATCACGACTACGAGACCAAGAAGGGGCACGTAATCCGCTTCTTGGAGGCCGGATCGAAGGTCAAGGTCACCATCATGTTTCGCGGACGTGAGCAGTCGCGGCCCGAGTTGGGCTACCGGTTGCTACAGCGGCTAGGCGCCGACGTTGCCGAGTACGGATTCGTCGAGACCTCTGCCAAGCAGGACGGACGCAACATGACGATGGTGCTGGCACCCCACCGCGGCGCAAAAACGCGAGCCAGAGCTCGGCATCCTGACGAACCACCTGCCGGACCGGCG belongs to Mycobacterium basiliense and includes:
- the uvrA gene encoding excinuclease ABC subunit UvrA is translated as MADRLIVKGAREHNLCGVDLDLPRDAMIVFTGLSGSGKSSLAFDTIFAEGQRRYVESLSAYARQFLGQMDKPDVDFIEGLSPAVSIDQKSTNRNPRSTVGTITEVYDYLRLLYARAGTPHCPTCGERIARQTPQQIVDQVLAMEEGTRFLVLAPVVRTRKGEFADLFDKLNAQGYSRVRVDGVVHPLTDPPKLKKQEKHDIEVVVDRLTVKVAAKQRLTDSVETALNLADGIVVLEFPDDRDEHDHPREQRFSEKLACPNGHPLAVDDLEPRSFSFNSPYGACPECSGLGIRKEVDPELVVPDPDRTLADGAVAPWSTGHTAEYFTRMMAGLGEALGFDVDTPWRKLPAKARKAILEGSDEQVHVRYRNRYGRTRSYYADFEGVLAFLQRKMAQTESEQMKERYEGFMRDVPCPVCVGTRLKPEILAVTLAAGDQGAKSIAEVCELSISDCADFLNALTLGHREQAIAGQVLKEIQSRLGFLLDVGLEYLSLSRAAATLSGGEAQRIRLATQIGSGLVGVLYVLDEPSIGLHQRDNRRLIETLTRLRDLGNTLIVVEHDEDTIEHADWVVDIGPGAGEHGGRIVHSGPYQELLRNQTSITGAYLSGRESIGIPAIRRSVDKRRQVTVVGAREHNLRGIDVSFPLGVLTSVTGVSGSGKSTLVNDILAAVLANRLNGARQVPGRHTRVTGLDHLDKLVRVDQSPIGRTPRSNPATYTGVFDKIRTLFAATTEAKVRGYQPGRFSFNVKGGRCEACTGDGTIKIEMNFLPDVYVPCEVCQGARYNRETLEVHYKGKTISEVLDMSIEEAAEFFEPIAGIHRYLRTLVDVGLGYVRLGQPAPTLSGGEAQRVKLASELQKRSTGRTIYILDEPTTGLHFDDIRKLLNVISGLVDKGNTVIVIEHNLDVIKTSDWIIDMGPEGGAGGGTVVAQGAPEHVAAVPESYTGKFLADVVGTGRASASTTRPTRRRKVSA
- a CDS encoding sensor domain-containing protein; protein product: MPLHDPPKISLHRGPEGSVVICQHVLSAVSNVVLEVNVCAPQVTDQSSRIADAMAAKVPA
- a CDS encoding alpha/beta hydrolase, with product MHGWVPVTVQGMTAAVLLLAVGWRSPQWRLRRLPAVVTIGAVTACWTRWYVGGLANEAPPGSLWVWVGLLSVAMAVLVLGWRRARRWRRGASVLAVPLCALSAALALNVWVGYFPTVQDAWNQLTSGPLPDQTDQATVAAMVGKGELPTHGSVVPVAIPSDASHFKHRGELVYLPPAWFASYPPPQLPTVMMIGGQFNTPADWARAGRAVHTVDALARSHDGNAPVLVFVDSGGAFNNDTECVNGRRGNAADHLTKDVVPYMISTFGVSAEQHNWGIVGWSMGGTCAVDLTVMHPDMFSSFVDVAGDLYPNVGNKAETIARLFGGDAEAWSAFDPTTVITRHGPYTGVSGWFAIPSSGPASGRRDIPTVDTAAMQVAGRNAAANPSNQTAAAYALCALGRTNGIDCAVVPQPGKHDWPFADQVFAAALPWLAGELGTPRAPRIPLPGSSSPTAQVAPAER
- the lysX gene encoding bifunctional lysylphosphatidylglycerol synthetase/lysine--tRNA ligase LysX, with the protein product MESRSTSRYYWVPAAAGWTVGVIATLSLLASISPLIRWIIKVPREFINSYLFNFPDTSFAWSFVLALLAAALTARKRIAWLLLLGNVVLAAFLNVADIAAGDNTAAENFGENLGFAFHVVAIVVLVLGYRQFWAKVRRGALFKSAAVLLAGGTIGILVSWGLVELFPGSLAPQDRLPYVANRVIGFALADPELFTGRPHVLLKVVFGLFGALALIAATIVLFQSQRAENALTGEDESAIRGLLELYGNNDSLGYFATRRDKSVVFAPSGRAAVTYRVEIGVCLASGDPIGDPRSWPQAVDAWLGLCQTYGWSPGVMGASSQGAQTYREAGLNALELGDEAILRPAEFTLSGPDMRGVRQAVTRARRAGLTVRIRRHRDIPTAEMEQTIARTDAWRDTESERGFSMALGRLGDPMDSDCLLVEALDPDDEVVAMLSLVPWGTTGVSLDLMRRSPQSPNGTIELMVSELTLRAENLGISRISLNFAMFRSAFEQGAQLGAGPVARLWRWLLIFFSRWWQIETLYRSNQKYHPQWVPRYACYDDARVIPKVGVASVIAEGFLVLPFSRRKKNHTGHHPAVPERLAASGLLHPDGSAPDVNLLQNATHIDGHGGRRRLPEQVRVRLDKLKKLQYNGIEAYPVGKPPSHTVVQAVDADDQDTLSVSGRILRIRNYGGVLFAHLRDWTGEMQVLLDNSRLLQGRAADFNATIDLGDLVEMTGHMGSSKTGTRSLIVTDWRLIGKCLRPLPNKWKGLTDPEARVRTRYVDLAVNAEARELITARSSVLRSVRETLFAKGFIEVETPMLQQVHGGAAARPFVTHINSYSMDLFLRIAPELYLKRLCVGGVERVFELGRAFRNEGVDFSHNPEFTLLEAYQAHADYTVWIDGCRELVQNAAQAANGTLTAMRPTGDGYLEPVDISGIWPVKTVHDAVSEALGERIDADTQLATLRRLSDAARVPYRAQWDAGALVLELYEHLVESRTEQPTFYTDFPTSVSPLTRPHRSKPGVAERWDLVAWGVELGTAYSELTDPIEQRRRLQEQSLLAAGGDPEAMQLDEDFLQAMEYAMPPTGGLGMGIDRVVMLVTGRSIRETLPFPLAKPH
- the infC gene encoding translation initiation factor IF-3, with translation MSTETRVNERIRVPEVRLIGPGGEQVGIVRIEDALRVAADADLDLVEVAPNARPPVCKIMDYGKYKYEAAQKARESRRNQQQTVVKEQKLRPKIDDHDYETKKGHVIRFLEAGSKVKVTIMFRGREQSRPELGYRLLQRLGADVAEYGFVETSAKQDGRNMTMVLAPHRGAKTRARARHPDEPPAGPAGGEVTPSSN